The Myxocyprinus asiaticus isolate MX2 ecotype Aquarium Trade chromosome 26, UBuf_Myxa_2, whole genome shotgun sequence genome has a window encoding:
- the LOC127417337 gene encoding protein phosphatase 1 regulatory subunit 3E, whose translation MEAETVAMLPPKNCIPRNYSCIAGLFGSLSDSEQKLEDGDGDMEGEKDTHGDCEPLEISVVNEKPRGRESFPKPPHSPAQRRRCKSLPTPAERAKLEIARSQSPSIQKKVRFADSLGLDLISIKHFDDTEMPEVPERIIDKFKKARALHLNNFDKSNTSSQSVFLELLFTNPGSLPHFLDRVKEVKVLLESVHADEFSLSGIVRVLNLAFEKSVYLRYTLNNWTTFMDILASYIPHSTDGLTDKYSFKIITPNFLECGGTLQFAVKYCVGGGEFWDNNNGNNYKVRRHRFKISPPREWENGWIHFI comes from the coding sequence ATGGAAGCCGAGACTGTGGCAATGCTGCCTCCCAAGAACTGCATCCCCAGAAACTACAGCTGTATCGCTGGGCTGTTCGGGAGCTTGTCAGATTCAGAGCAGAAGCTGGAGGACGGAGACGGGGACATGGAGGGAGAGAAGGACACCCATGGAGACTGCGAACCATTAGAAATCAGCGTAGTGAATGAGAAACCGAGGGGAAGAGAGTCGTTCCCGAAGCCCCCGCACAGCCCGGCGCAGCGCCGCAGGTGCAAATCTCTCCCCACACCGGCCGAAAGAGCCAAACTAGAGATCGCACGAAGCCAGAGCCCGAGCATTCAGAAAAAGGTCCGATTCGCAGACTCTCTCGGTCTGGACCTGATCTCTATCAAACACTTTGATGACACGGAAATGCCTGAGGTACCAGAGCGCATCATTGACAAATTCAAGAAAGCCAGAGCTCTCCACTTGAACAACTTCGACAAGTCGAACACATCGAGCCAGTCCGTGTTCCTGGAGCTGCTCTTCACAAATCCAGGATCTCTGCCACACTTCCTAGACAGAGTGAAGGAAGTGAAGGTTTTGCTGGAGTCTGTTCATGCGGATGAATTCAGCCTGTCGGGGATCGTGCGGGTTCTCAACTTGGCTTTCGAGAAAAGCGTCTATTTGAGGTACACATTAAATAACTGGACGACATTTATGGATATTCTGGCATCTTACATCCCCCATTCAACTGACGGGCTGACGGACAAGTATAGCTTCAAAATAATCACCCCGAACTTTCTGGAGTGTGGAGGAACCCTGCAGTTTGCCGTAAAGTACTGTGTCGGAGGGGGAGAATTTTGGGACAACAACAATGGGAATAATTACAAAGTGAGACGCCACAGGTTTAAAATCTCTCCTCCGAGGGAATGGGAAAACGGGTGGATTCATTTCATTTAG
- the LOC127416697 gene encoding uncharacterized protein LOC127416697 — protein sequence MPLIQNIYFKVRNSQTLFQQVEGWGRSPLALFLQAQRNGKRIKQNILDSHCVLCAELNLPIYCTAGSAPKPCYDISEENYRKTAKTSLDIVKKTHNTPSSASSDEMHSLQQKKSLVNKLPSGDEQRAHDKSLSVCYYHTAPCLVLKEKGVGQGALSINSFSVLPPVKESRNLRSSNLFKRMAPTDWCPAEEGVTEAMTPGATGAVTAGERVGVNGEIGYQGSPTSKQWLGHYGSHLPSTFKIALNKKFERSSCTVADTLPQTSYSLGPNLRQDELARPSPRNNTSYGLYSGHKVRSQGRPEFQHLMLTGTRLPIAVCSQRIL from the coding sequence ATGCCAttgattcaaaatatttattttaaagtgagaAACTCACAGACTTTATTTCAACAGGTTGAGGGATGGGGGAGATCTCCTCTTGCTTTATTCCTTCAAGCACAAAGGAATGGGAAGAGGATTAAGCAAAACATCTTAGACTCTCACTGCGTCCTGTGTGCCGAGCTGAATCTCCCCATCTACTGTACAGCTGGAAGTGCTCCCAAACCTTGCTATGACATTTCAGAGGAAAACTACAGAAAGACTGCCAAAACATCTCTGGATATTGTCAAGAAAACTCACAATACCCCTTCCTCTGCCTCCTCAGATGAAATGCACTCGCTTCAGCAAAAGAAGTCATTAGTCAACAAATTGCCATCTGGAGATGAACAACGTGCACATGACAAATCTCTTTCAGTTTGCTATTACCATACAGCTCCATGTTTAGTGCTGAAGGAAAAGGGAGTTGGTCAGGGAGCTCTTAGTATTAACAGCTTCAGTGTGTTGCCACCAGTCAAAGAGTCGAGAAATCTGAGGAGCTCCAATCTTTTTAAAAGGATGGCGCCGACAGACTGGTGCCCAGCAGAGGAAGGAGTCACTGAGGCCATGACACCTGGTGCCACAGGTGCTGTCACAGCTGGTGAAAGAGTGGGTGTCAACGGTGAAATCGGCTATCAGGGGTCTCCCACCTCAAAGCAATGGCTGGGTCATTACGGCAGTCACTTGCCGTCTACTTTTAAGATCGCTTTGAACAAGAAGTTTGAGCGGTCCTCCTGCACTGTAGCTGATACATTACCCCAGACTAGCTACTCCCTGGGACCTAACCTCAGGCAGGATGAGCTGGCACGGCCTTCCCCAAGGAACAACACCAGTTATGGATTGTATTCTGGACACAAAGTGAGGAGTCAAGGAAGACCTGAATTTCAGCATTTAATGCTGACTGGAACGAGACTTCCCATAGCTGTGTGTAGTCAACGAATATTATAA